One window of the Capnocytophaga haemolytica genome contains the following:
- the sucC gene encoding ADP-forming succinate--CoA ligase subunit beta — translation MNLHEYQGKEILSSFGVRTQRGIVAQTPAEAVEAAKTLTEQTGTAWYVVKAQIHAGGRGKGGGVKLAKGLDKVEGLASEIIGMHLITPQTPPTGKEVHQVLIAEDVYYPGESEPSEFYMSVLLNRAKGKNMIMYSTEGGMDIEKVAAETPHLIFTEEIDPTVGLLPFQARQIAFNLGLSGEAHKEMVKFVTALYKAYVASDSSLFEINPVLKTSDNKILAVDAKVVLDDNALYRHPEYMAYRDLREENPIEVEAKAAGLNYVALDGNVGCMVNGAGLAMATMDLIKQAGGSPANFLDVGGTADAKRVETAFRIILKDPKVKAILVNIFGGIVRCDRVAQGIVDAYKNIGDTIKVPIIVRLQGTNAEKAKELIDNSGLSVHSAILFQEAADKVKEVLK, via the coding sequence ATGAATTTACACGAGTATCAAGGAAAGGAAATCTTATCGAGTTTCGGGGTGCGCACCCAACGCGGTATCGTAGCGCAAACCCCAGCAGAGGCAGTGGAAGCCGCCAAAACCCTCACTGAGCAAACAGGCACCGCGTGGTATGTAGTGAAAGCGCAAATACACGCTGGCGGGCGCGGCAAAGGCGGTGGCGTAAAGCTCGCTAAGGGGCTTGACAAGGTAGAAGGCCTCGCCTCAGAGATCATCGGGATGCACCTCATCACCCCACAGACACCCCCCACAGGCAAAGAAGTGCACCAAGTGCTCATCGCCGAAGACGTCTACTACCCTGGCGAGAGCGAACCCTCAGAGTTTTATATGTCCGTACTGCTCAACCGCGCCAAGGGCAAGAATATGATAATGTATTCCACTGAGGGCGGTATGGATATAGAGAAGGTCGCCGCCGAAACGCCTCATCTCATCTTCACGGAGGAAATCGACCCCACAGTGGGCTTGTTGCCCTTCCAAGCACGACAGATCGCCTTCAACCTCGGGCTATCGGGCGAGGCACATAAGGAAATGGTAAAATTCGTTACTGCACTCTATAAGGCGTATGTAGCTTCCGATTCGAGCCTGTTCGAAATCAACCCCGTGCTGAAAACTTCTGATAATAAAATATTAGCGGTGGACGCCAAGGTAGTGCTTGATGACAATGCCCTCTATCGCCACCCTGAATATATGGCTTATCGCGACCTGCGCGAGGAGAACCCTATTGAGGTGGAAGCCAAAGCAGCAGGGCTCAACTATGTGGCACTCGACGGCAATGTAGGCTGTATGGTCAACGGAGCGGGCTTGGCGATGGCTACAATGGATCTCATCAAGCAGGCAGGCGGCTCACCAGCTAACTTCCTCGATGTGGGCGGCACCGCTGACGCTAAGCGCGTGGAGACAGCCTTCCGCATCATACTGAAAGACCCCAAAGTAAAAGCCATTTTGGTGAACATCTTCGGCGGGATTGTCCGTTGCGATCGTGTGGCACAGGGCATTGTGGACGCCTACAAGAATATAGGCGATACCATTAAAGTGCCTATCATCGTGCGACTGCAAGGCACCAATGCCGAAAAAGCCAAAGAACTCATCGACAACTCAGGCTTATCGGTACACTCAGCCATCCTATTCCAAGAGGCAGCCGATAAGGTAAAGGAAGTACTCAAATAA
- a CDS encoding multiheme c-type cytochrome, translated as MKRKIIVALLLIAVLGTALLLIKYYLSDEQYSAVPKRIASMPEAYAGSASCKECHPKAFADWQASDHFKAMQRPTTETVLGDFDNASYTADGITSHFFKRGDKYYVNTQGADGKYADFEVSYTFGYYPLQQYLVAFQGGKMQVLRQSWDSRKGKWFHQYAGQKIAPDDYFHWTNASQNWNLMCASCHSTNLHKNYNPLHDTYTTDYSELTVGCESCHGAGKKHIAWVKDAAYKKGSKELFISLQEAHSQKQQLNTCGACHARRGETTQYHTPSSEFLDNYIPEIPAVAIYYPDGQAFDEVYKYTSFLQSKMFHAGVRCTDCHRPHTGKVKIEGNGLCLQCHSQTYASTQHTFHKEGTAASDCRHCHMPTRTYMGNDVRHDHNFKVPRPDLSEKYAVPNACNDCHTGKSARWTAEAVKKWYGNVRKPHFAEDLILGSRRDKQSYAHLAKLLSDPATPAIIKATATHYLGGLHTPESFRTIVTQLTSTDPQTRYRAVIALGNFSIQGEEAKVLPLLSEPVRAVRLAATNLWLTQKGRAGVEALPQGRERLTEYETFVLSQSDFPVGAATAGDYYTQMGAPQKAILFYERALTKDPSLNYLRLNLAILYSQLQQKAKAWQCLDAAEKRAPSNPQIAYYKALLLTEEKNYTAAKKAYEKALKLGMNTPQVQQNYQAVLRVLQEK; from the coding sequence ATGAAACGAAAGATAATCGTTGCATTACTTTTAATAGCCGTATTAGGCACCGCCCTATTACTCATCAAGTACTACCTCTCTGATGAGCAGTACAGTGCTGTGCCCAAACGTATTGCATCAATGCCAGAAGCCTACGCAGGCTCTGCCTCTTGCAAAGAGTGTCACCCCAAGGCTTTTGCCGATTGGCAGGCTTCCGACCATTTCAAGGCAATGCAGCGCCCCACAACGGAGACTGTTTTAGGCGACTTTGACAATGCTTCCTACACTGCCGACGGCATCACTTCACACTTCTTCAAGCGAGGCGATAAGTACTACGTCAATACCCAAGGGGCAGACGGCAAATACGCTGACTTTGAAGTGAGCTACACCTTTGGCTATTATCCTCTTCAGCAGTATTTGGTTGCTTTTCAAGGAGGTAAGATGCAGGTGCTCCGCCAGAGTTGGGACAGCCGTAAAGGCAAGTGGTTTCATCAGTATGCAGGGCAAAAGATAGCTCCTGACGACTATTTCCACTGGACGAATGCCTCGCAGAACTGGAACCTAATGTGCGCCTCTTGCCACAGCACCAACCTACATAAGAATTACAACCCTCTGCACGACACCTACACTACCGATTACAGCGAGCTTACTGTTGGCTGTGAGAGTTGCCACGGGGCAGGCAAAAAGCACATCGCTTGGGTGAAGGATGCTGCCTATAAAAAAGGAAGTAAAGAGCTATTCATCAGTCTGCAAGAGGCTCATAGCCAGAAGCAGCAACTCAACACCTGCGGCGCTTGTCACGCGCGTCGTGGCGAGACAACCCAATACCATACCCCTTCGAGTGAGTTTCTTGATAACTACATTCCTGAGATACCCGCAGTAGCCATTTATTACCCTGATGGACAGGCTTTTGATGAGGTCTACAAATACACTTCTTTTCTCCAAAGCAAGATGTTCCACGCTGGAGTGCGCTGCACCGACTGTCACCGCCCGCATACAGGTAAGGTGAAGATTGAGGGCAATGGGCTCTGCCTGCAATGCCATTCCCAGACCTACGCAAGCACTCAGCACACCTTTCACAAGGAGGGCACAGCTGCCTCCGATTGCCGTCATTGCCATATGCCCACTCGCACTTATATGGGTAACGATGTGCGTCACGACCATAACTTCAAGGTGCCGCGTCCTGACCTGAGCGAAAAGTATGCTGTTCCTAACGCCTGCAATGATTGCCACACCGGTAAGTCGGCGCGTTGGACAGCTGAGGCAGTCAAGAAGTGGTATGGCAATGTACGCAAGCCCCATTTTGCTGAGGATTTGATACTCGGCAGTCGTCGTGATAAACAGAGCTACGCCCACTTGGCAAAACTGCTTTCTGACCCTGCCACACCTGCGATTATCAAAGCTACTGCCACCCACTACTTAGGTGGGCTACACACCCCTGAGAGCTTTCGCACTATCGTAACACAGCTCACTAGCACCGACCCTCAGACACGCTACCGTGCTGTTATAGCCCTTGGCAATTTTAGCATTCAGGGTGAGGAGGCTAAGGTGTTGCCGCTACTTTCCGAACCTGTAAGAGCGGTGAGGCTTGCTGCTACCAACCTATGGCTCACACAGAAGGGTAGGGCAGGAGTAGAGGCACTTCCTCAGGGACGTGAGCGCCTTACTGAGTACGAAACCTTTGTGCTTTCGCAGTCTGACTTTCCTGTGGGGGCAGCTACAGCAGGCGATTACTACACCCAGATGGGCGCCCCCCAGAAGGCAATTCTCTTCTATGAGCGGGCACTCACCAAAGATCCATCACTGAACTATTTACGCCTGAATTTAGCAATTCTTTACAGCCAGTTGCAGCAGAAGGCTAAGGCTTGGCAGTGTCTTGATGCCGCTGAGAAGCGAGCACCCTCCAATCCACAGATAGCCTATTACAAGGCGCTGCTCCTCACCGAAGAGAAGAACTACACAGCAGCTAAAAAGGCCTATGAAAAAGCCCTTAAATTAGGGATGAATACTCCACAAGTGCAGCAGAATTACCAAGCAGTGCTCAGGGTACTACAGGAGAAATAA
- a CDS encoding TonB-dependent receptor — MRYFTLLLLLYSSFSAAQVTIKGVIVDERHKPVAGVNVFLQGTIEGTSTDEAGAFSFVSRQKGKAVLMCMHLSMKDVAIPFEISGEVKPFQIVMEEKASELEEVVVSAATFGISDKQQATVLNPMEVQSTPSADGGITGAVVTLPGTQQVGESGQVFVRGGSGDETKVTIDGLNIPNPYYAGVPDVAQRSRFSPHLFKGIVFNTGGYSAQFGEALSSVLVLETKDQPSKPSATVALIPYGALVGKEWLNKRETTSWGGMVGYYNFKPYYELIKQNVEWLKAPETVTFSGTFRQSTGGNGILKWYGFGNWTRQATARESLQHWGTRERYESDDTNGVSLVTYTRDIAPEWRMYAGYGLHFDRNKVSESHTHSDAYTLHQQFRLMTSGKLTRWLKAEVGTEGFTYNDDQLSDYETALWATTSWQLSRKWILLAGLRTEYDDVLSKAVVLPRFSVAYKTGRYHQLNLSAGDYSQKPAYNYLALDRHLDYQRARHYIADFQYAHEKRFLRAEVYYKDYRDLLLYPTPTTLSNGGEGYATGFDFFWRDGKSIKGLDYWVSYTYLDTQRRYLRYPVEAQPTFATPHTAHLVVKYFIESAGLFFGASYTVASGRPYENPNNPVFLADRTPTYQNTNFNVALLRKWGNTFNTFVLSVSNVLGTKQVFNYRYTPDGAHRIAVGLPYDRAFMIGWFISIGQNRSQEVLDQLQ; from the coding sequence ATGAGATATTTTACGTTGTTACTGCTGTTATACAGTTCATTTTCAGCTGCTCAGGTAACGATCAAGGGCGTAATAGTCGACGAACGCCATAAGCCCGTAGCGGGTGTAAATGTGTTTCTGCAAGGCACTATCGAGGGTACGAGCACAGATGAGGCAGGTGCTTTTTCGTTTGTCAGTCGGCAGAAGGGCAAGGCTGTACTGATGTGTATGCACCTCTCAATGAAGGATGTAGCTATTCCGTTTGAGATCAGCGGCGAGGTGAAGCCATTCCAGATTGTGATGGAGGAAAAGGCTTCTGAGTTAGAGGAAGTGGTGGTAAGTGCGGCTACTTTTGGCATCAGCGATAAGCAACAGGCGACGGTGCTCAACCCGATGGAAGTGCAGAGTACGCCGAGTGCCGATGGGGGCATCACAGGGGCGGTGGTTACGCTGCCTGGTACCCAACAGGTGGGCGAGAGCGGACAGGTGTTTGTGCGTGGAGGTAGCGGCGACGAAACAAAGGTTACCATCGATGGGCTCAACATCCCTAATCCTTACTACGCTGGCGTACCCGATGTGGCACAACGCAGTCGCTTTTCGCCCCACCTCTTCAAAGGGATTGTCTTCAATACAGGCGGCTATTCGGCACAGTTCGGCGAGGCACTTTCTTCCGTATTGGTATTGGAAACCAAGGATCAACCTTCGAAACCGTCGGCTACGGTGGCACTAATCCCTTATGGGGCACTCGTGGGCAAGGAGTGGCTCAATAAGCGGGAGACCACTTCGTGGGGCGGAATGGTGGGCTATTACAACTTTAAGCCTTATTACGAGCTTATCAAACAGAATGTCGAGTGGCTCAAAGCCCCTGAGACGGTTACCTTCTCGGGGACGTTCAGGCAAAGTACGGGTGGCAACGGTATCTTGAAATGGTATGGCTTTGGCAATTGGACGCGTCAGGCTACTGCCCGCGAGAGCTTGCAACACTGGGGCACTCGAGAGCGCTATGAGTCCGATGACACTAATGGCGTCTCTCTGGTTACTTACACCCGCGATATTGCCCCTGAGTGGCGTATGTACGCGGGCTATGGACTGCATTTCGACCGCAATAAGGTTAGCGAAAGCCACACCCACAGCGATGCTTACACCCTGCACCAACAGTTCCGCCTGATGACCTCGGGCAAGCTCACGCGTTGGCTCAAGGCAGAAGTGGGCACCGAAGGTTTTACCTATAACGACGACCAGCTGAGCGACTACGAAACTGCCCTTTGGGCTACCACCTCGTGGCAACTGAGTCGCAAGTGGATACTGCTGGCGGGCTTGCGCACCGAGTACGACGATGTGCTGAGCAAGGCAGTGGTGTTGCCGCGCTTTTCAGTAGCGTACAAAACGGGGCGTTATCACCAGCTGAATCTCTCGGCAGGCGATTACAGCCAAAAACCTGCCTACAACTACCTCGCCCTCGATCGCCATCTGGACTACCAACGGGCACGGCACTACATCGCCGACTTCCAGTACGCCCACGAGAAGCGTTTTCTCCGCGCTGAGGTGTACTACAAGGACTATCGCGACCTGCTGCTTTACCCTACGCCTACTACCCTTAGCAATGGTGGCGAAGGCTATGCCACGGGCTTTGACTTCTTCTGGCGTGATGGCAAGAGCATTAAGGGGTTAGACTATTGGGTGTCGTATACCTACCTCGATACGCAACGCCGCTACTTGCGTTACCCGGTGGAGGCACAGCCTACCTTTGCCACACCTCATACGGCTCATTTGGTGGTGAAGTATTTTATTGAAAGCGCAGGGCTTTTCTTCGGAGCCTCGTACACGGTAGCCAGCGGTCGCCCTTATGAGAACCCTAATAACCCTGTTTTTCTTGCCGATAGAACGCCGACGTATCAGAATACGAACTTCAATGTAGCCCTCTTGCGCAAGTGGGGCAATACCTTCAACACTTTTGTGCTCTCGGTGAGCAATGTGCTGGGCACTAAGCAGGTGTTCAACTACCGCT